Proteins from a genomic interval of Salmo trutta chromosome 39, fSalTru1.1, whole genome shotgun sequence:
- the LOC115179850 gene encoding E3 ubiquitin-protein ligase TRIM32-like, with protein sequence MSTADLSNKTRPLINGGKGAHLGFKRDNHSCLSSASSTLEQGNGSESGGRSPTSSDERESRYQGRSVSSNRVSQSLSMSAIYGESHATVKKKQSDNRRRDNPGPILRDLEEEAGSSAFESANLIKQFGKQGSGRSDFNLPSGLHATVKGQLFVVDCGNARIQVTDLQKYVVQQVSPTGTERSARICNYFDAAVNDKGLIVLTCAAERAVLVFSRHGRLLQTFGGNVIGSTHEELDAPRGVTVTRLDEFLVADIKRGTLTALMLDSKTGARLERTIITGFHRPYLVAACLTSGLMAVSERGNETGRAPCIRVLEPGWNTIRVLGVCSGMGPVLACPWGLSIDSDGDVLVADWGRLHRVLLYPAKGLGWPLVTQGLSSPRGLALLPKGQLVVSDSMNHCIKIYQYKSGIGGVKLSR encoded by the coding sequence ATGTCGACGGCGGACCTCTCCAACAAGACCCGTCCCTTGATCAATGGGGGAAAGGGTGCTCACCTGGGATTTAAGAGAGACAACCACTCCTGTCTATcatctgcctcctcaaccctggAGCAAGGGAATGGATCTGAGTCTGGCGGCAGAAGCCCCACAAGCTCGGATGAAAGAGAATCAAGATACCAGGGTAGGAGTGTAAGTTCTAACCGTGTGAGCCAATCTCTGTCCATGTCGGCTATTTACGGTGAAAGCCACGCTACAGTCAAGAAGAAACAATCAGACAATAGAAGGAGAGACAACCCAGGCCCAATCTTGAGAGACCTGGAGGAGGAAGCAGGTTCAAGTGCCTTTGAGTCAGCAAATCTGATCAAGCAGTTTGGAAAGCAGGGCTCAGGGCGCTCTGACTTCAACCTGCCCAGCGGCCTCCACGCCACTGTCAAAGGGCAGCTCTTTGTGGTGGACTGTGGCAACGCCCGAATTCAGGTGACCGACCTTCAGAAGTATGTTGTGCAGCAGGTGTCCCCTACCGGAACTGAGAGATCCGCCCGCATCTGCAACTACTTTGATGCGGCTGTGAACGACAAGGGCCTTATTGTGCTGACCTGTGCTGCAGAGCGTGCCGTGTTGGTGTTCAGCCGTCATGGACGCCTCCTCCAGACCTTCGGGGGTAACGTGATAGGATCCACCCATGAAGAGCTAGATGCACCCAGGGGAGTGACCGTCACCCGTCTGGATGAGTTCCTGGTGGCCGACATCAAGCGTGGAACTCTAACTGCCCTGATGCTGGACTCCAAGACAGGCGCCAGGCTGGAGCGCACCATAATCACAGGATTCCATAGGCCCTACCTGGTGGCTGCCTGCCTGACCTCTGGGCTGATGGCTGTGTCTGAGCGGGGCAATGAGACAGGCCGTGCGCCTTGCATCCGAGTGCTGGAACCTGGCTGGAACACCATCCGTGTCCTGGGGGTGTGCTCCGGCATGGGGCCCGTCCTGGCCTGCCCCTGGGGCCTCAGCATCGACAGTGATGGGGATGTTCTGGTGGCAGACTGGGGCAGGTTGCACCGCGTCCTGCTGTACCCTGCCAAGGGCCTAGGCTGGCCACTTGTTACCCAGGGACTGAGCAGCCCCAGAGGCCTGGCCCTGCTGCCGAAGGGCCAGCTAGTGGTGTCAGACAGCATGAACCACTGTATCAAGATCTACCAATACAAGTCAGGCATTGGAGGGGTGAAGTTGTCAAGATGA
- the hpxb gene encoding hemopexin produces the protein MLLSQTLCLCLALAFSSAAPTLHDVMMAGPLDHDHDHEDQAHHKANPDRCDGIEFDAIAPDEKGHTFFFKGDHLWNGFNGPAQVSSAFFKELDDYHHLGHVDAAFRMHNKEKPKDHDHIYFFLDDKVFSYYNHSLEEGYPKDIQLDFPGVPGHLDAAVECPKGECNSDSVLFFKGDEVYNYDIATQSVKERQWAHLPNCTSAFRWLEQYYCFHGHNFTRFHPVSGEVNGVYPKDARHYFMRCPNFGHGGEAKVPKCSEVTLDAITSDDSGKTYAFTGHIYMRLDTHRDGKHAFPIARTWKELDKGVDAVFSYSDKIYIIKGNQVYIYKSAAPSTLIEGYPKSLKEELGIEGPVNAAFVCADHHIVHIIQGQKMQDIDLSATPRVVAREVPLPIAGIEAGMCGPDGVKVYVGSKFYHYETPRLLAFSKMSPEPKKITPDMMGCVE, from the exons ATGCTTCTCTCCCAAACACTCTGCCTGTGCTTGGCACTAGCATTCAGCTCTGCTGCTCCAAC GCTCCATGATGTAATGATGGCAG GCCCATTAGACCACGACCACGACCACGAGGATCAGGCCCACCACAAAGCCAACCCAGACCGGTGTGACGGCATCGAGTTTGACGCCATCGCCCCCGACGAGAAAGGACACACCTTCTTCTTCAAGG GGGATCACCTGTGGAACGGCTTCAATGGTCCAGCTCAGGTCTCCAGTGCCTTCTTCAAGGAGCTCGATGACTACCATCACCTGGGGCATGTTGACGCTGCCTTCCGCATGCACAACAAAGAAAAACCTAAAGACCACGATCACATCTACTTTTTCCTG GACGACAAGGTTTTCAGCTACTATAACCACAGTCTAGAGGAGGGCTACCCCAAGGACATTCAGCTGGACTTCCCAGGGGTGCCCGGCCACCTGGATGCTGCGGTGGAGTGCCCCAAGGGAGAGTGTAACTCAGACTCTGTCCTATTCTTCAAGG GAGATGAAGTGTACAACTATGACATCGCCACACAGTCAGTAAAGGAGAGACAGTGGGCCCACCTGCCCAACTGTACATCTGCCTTCCGTTGGCTAGAGCAATACTACTGTTTCCATGGTCACAACTTCACCCGGTTCCACCCTGTATCTGGGGAGGTGAATGGAGTGTACCCTAAGGACGCCAGGCACTACTTCATGAGGTGCCCCAATTTCG GCCATGGCGGTGAGGCAAAGGTTCCCAAATGCAGTGAAGTGACTCTGGATGCCATCACCTCAGACGACTCAGGCAAAACCTATGCCTTCACTG GTCATATTTATATGCGTCTAGACACACATCGTGATGGTAAACACGCCTTCCCCATTGCCAGAACCTGGAAGGAATTGGACAAAGGCGTGGACGCAGTCTTCTCCTACAGTGACAAGATCTACATCATCAAG GGCAACCAAGTTTACATCTACAAATCAGCAGCTCCCTCCACTCTGATTGAGGGCTACCCTAAAAGCCTGAAAGAGGAGCTGGGCATCGAAGGGCCTGTGAACGCAGCCTTTGTTTGTGCAGATCACCATATTGTGCACATTATTCAAG GACAGAAGATGCAGGACATTGACCTGTCTGCCACCCCTAGGGTAGTAGCCAGAGAGGTCCCACTGCCCATCGCCGGCATCGAGGCAGGCATGTGTGGCCCTGATGGCGTCAAAGTGTATGTGGGCTCTAAGTTCTACCACTACGAGACCCCCAGGCTCCTGGCTTTCAGCAAGATGTCCCCAGAGCCTAAAAAAATCACCCCAGACATGATGGGCTGTGTGGAATAG